A region from the Desulfosoma sp. genome encodes:
- a CDS encoding 1-acyl-sn-glycerol-3-phosphate acyltransferase — translation MMSSWFQSVKKAFFGERGKEKQSLSDDAFGFSIPDKPRFLLSPIFEKLIAKTSIPEDQQKLLETLADKGCIIYALRHRSQLDFVYVSLRLHQLGLPAPTFLFDLRPYFWQPRTYATTVILRNLAQHLSRDGVPDPYEHGYYRDMLHQGRSGLLFLLGKKGYYQRAVMVQHDPLDHLLTLQKEISRPIFVVPLVLLYSRAPRKERRGIWDIVFGNLENPGLVRKLVSFIRNYSYAAIEVGEPLDLLQVQAELSQDPWERRKQVFELRRTLTESGDKIRRAVVGPQIKSKLELKEIILHHPKLEAFMKRRAKASGEPVWKIRKEADKYLEEIAADYSYTMIQLGEKLLTWLWNNLFDGIDVDMESLHRVRKAARHNTLVYVPCHKSHIDYLILSYVLFRNNLYSPFIAAGKNLSFWPLGPIFRRGGAFFIRRTFKGARFYSEVFSLYVKTMVRFGHNIEFFIEGGRSRTGKMVLPKLGLLAILIQAVEEGFCDDLVFVPTSICYDRIPEEEVYVNEITGGTKREESLGQLVRAGRFLKKRYGRVYVRFAEPISLRRYLERHRYDLKNLSSKVRHAMYRDFAFRIISNINQASLVTPHALVSAALLSGARKGTALVQLTQTIHLLFQYLEQNGVRFSRSFQNYDQVIEDTLKDLVKSKLLERLKDEDDELEEEVFILDDDHRLTLEYYKNNIIHFFLPASFVATSILRQETFRFSLGDILEDLAFMKDFFKYEFVYDMDVRDHQMAKQLLNVFERLGWLRSLDPAEDQPYMLTHRGLMAVQAFHGLIRNFFETYWLVLRSLRYVQKKPYSEKDLIKKVLSTGQKHLKMGLIERPESISKIVCGNALSYFVEKGLLERRLDESKGIDKAVEKLEYTAERQQVQYYSRQISRLLRAPHLALQ, via the coding sequence ATGATGAGCAGCTGGTTTCAGTCCGTCAAGAAGGCTTTTTTCGGTGAGAGGGGAAAAGAAAAACAAAGCCTCTCAGACGATGCCTTTGGCTTTTCGATCCCGGACAAACCCCGGTTTCTTCTCAGCCCCATCTTTGAAAAACTCATCGCTAAAACCTCCATTCCCGAAGATCAGCAAAAGCTACTGGAAACCTTAGCCGATAAGGGTTGCATCATCTACGCTCTTCGACATCGATCCCAGCTGGATTTCGTTTACGTGAGTCTGCGACTTCACCAGTTAGGGCTTCCTGCTCCGACCTTTCTCTTCGACCTAAGGCCGTATTTTTGGCAGCCTAGAACCTACGCAACCACCGTGATCCTTCGAAATCTTGCGCAACATCTGAGTCGCGACGGTGTTCCGGACCCTTACGAACACGGCTATTATCGCGATATGCTGCACCAGGGCCGATCAGGCCTTCTTTTTCTTTTAGGCAAAAAAGGCTACTACCAACGGGCCGTCATGGTGCAGCACGATCCTTTGGATCATTTGCTGACCTTGCAAAAAGAAATATCCCGCCCCATTTTCGTGGTGCCCCTGGTGCTGCTTTACAGCCGCGCCCCTCGAAAAGAAAGACGTGGAATTTGGGACATTGTCTTCGGTAACCTGGAAAATCCAGGTCTAGTGAGAAAGCTCGTCTCTTTCATTCGAAACTACTCCTACGCCGCCATTGAAGTGGGGGAACCTTTAGACCTGCTTCAGGTGCAGGCCGAATTGTCTCAAGACCCTTGGGAACGTCGCAAACAGGTTTTTGAACTGCGGCGGACCTTAACCGAATCGGGTGACAAGATTCGCCGAGCCGTGGTGGGCCCCCAAATCAAAAGCAAACTGGAACTCAAGGAGATCATTCTCCATCACCCTAAGCTGGAAGCCTTTATGAAACGCCGGGCCAAGGCTTCTGGGGAACCCGTATGGAAGATCCGTAAAGAAGCCGATAAATACCTTGAAGAAATCGCCGCCGATTACAGCTACACCATGATTCAATTGGGTGAAAAGCTTCTTACCTGGTTGTGGAACAACCTTTTCGACGGCATTGACGTCGACATGGAAAGCCTCCACCGCGTGCGCAAAGCCGCTCGGCATAATACTTTGGTGTACGTGCCCTGCCACAAGAGCCATATCGACTATCTGATTCTCTCCTACGTCCTCTTTCGAAACAACCTTTACTCGCCCTTTATCGCCGCAGGCAAAAATCTATCCTTTTGGCCGTTGGGTCCTATCTTTCGTCGAGGCGGTGCCTTTTTTATTCGCAGAACCTTTAAAGGGGCTCGGTTTTATTCAGAAGTCTTTTCCCTTTACGTCAAAACCATGGTACGTTTCGGGCATAACATCGAGTTTTTCATTGAAGGGGGACGCAGCCGCACCGGCAAAATGGTCCTGCCCAAACTGGGTCTTCTGGCCATTCTTATTCAGGCTGTGGAAGAAGGGTTCTGTGACGACCTTGTATTTGTCCCGACGTCTATTTGCTATGACCGCATTCCCGAAGAGGAAGTTTACGTTAACGAAATCACGGGAGGTACCAAAAGAGAAGAAAGCTTGGGACAGCTTGTTCGGGCCGGACGTTTTCTCAAAAAACGTTACGGACGTGTCTATGTTCGGTTCGCTGAACCCATATCGCTGCGGCGTTACCTGGAACGTCACCGTTATGATTTAAAAAACCTCTCTTCCAAGGTTCGCCATGCCATGTACCGAGACTTCGCTTTTCGCATCATTTCCAACATCAACCAAGCCTCCTTGGTCACGCCCCATGCCCTCGTCTCTGCGGCTTTGTTGTCTGGAGCACGTAAGGGCACGGCTTTGGTCCAACTCACCCAGACGATCCACCTGCTCTTTCAATACCTGGAACAAAACGGTGTGCGATTTTCCCGAAGTTTTCAAAACTACGACCAGGTCATTGAAGATACCCTCAAGGATTTGGTCAAAAGCAAGCTTCTGGAAAGGCTCAAAGACGAAGATGACGAACTGGAAGAAGAAGTCTTTATCCTCGACGACGATCACCGGCTCACTTTGGAATACTACAAAAACAATATCATCCACTTTTTTCTGCCGGCCTCTTTCGTGGCCACGTCCATTCTCAGGCAAGAAACCTTCCGGTTCAGTCTTGGGGATATCTTGGAAGACCTGGCTTTTATGAAAGACTTTTTCAAATATGAATTTGTCTACGACATGGATGTACGCGACCATCAGATGGCCAAGCAGCTCCTGAATGTTTTTGAAAGACTGGGCTGGCTGCGTAGCCTTGATCCTGCCGAAGACCAGCCCTACATGCTGACGCATCGAGGTCTCATGGCTGTGCAGGCTTTTCACGGGCTGATTCGCAACTTTTTCGAAACTTACTGGCTGGTCTTGCGCTCTCTTCGCTATGTGCAAAAGAAACCTTACTCGGAAAAAGATCTCATCAAAAAGGTACTGTCCACAGGTCAAAAACACCTTAAAATGGGACTTATCGAAAGACCCGAATCCATTTCCAAAATCGTCTGCGGGAATGCTCTGAGCTATTTCGTGGAAAAGGGGCTTTTGGAACGGCGCCTCGATGAATCCAAAGGCATAGACAAGGCGGTGGAAAAATTGGAATACACCGCCGAACGTCAACAAGTGCAATACTACAGCCGGCAGATCAGCCGGCTGCTTCGAGCACCCCATTTGGCTTTGCAATAA
- the recN gene encoding DNA repair protein RecN — translation MLSELVVHNFAIISKLHVTFDSGFTVITGETGAGKSILVGAVNLLLGGRASQEMIRTGAEEATVEALFTFETPEILGPRLESLDVKPSTELLIKRTVSRSGRNRIFINGRLATLSQLQALATGLISISGQHEHQILLNPDIHLELLDQYGNLGSDVSKVTKAYGEWVQRLESLKKLQRMKEQRQQQMDFMRFQLQELEGAGLLPHEDEELQAERKLLQHAAVLHEAAEAAYRLLYRDHGSVLEKLGEINKHLEIIVGIDPSQRQALEHVEQARIHAEELSFLMQRYVESIRFDPGRLAEVEDRLAVLGRLAKKYGPTVEDMIRKREDLRKALGEDADVAWEESVLQKEVVQAEERLRALAEELSRKRQAAAIELRGEVEDILARLDLPKARFDVAFCHSGEDTGQSFAGRVTPKGIDRAEFLLSANPGEALKPLSKVASGGELSRILLALKTLLSRQGEAETLIFDEVDTGIGGRTAELVGRQLHNLSQRFQIICITHLPQIACFGTHHYRVAKELAGETTQTIMTRLEPQERVSELARMLGGVTITDQTLAHAREWLDRAQRRIS, via the coding sequence GTGCTGAGTGAACTTGTGGTGCACAATTTTGCCATCATTTCGAAGCTTCATGTGACCTTTGATTCGGGTTTTACGGTGATCACCGGGGAGACCGGAGCCGGAAAGTCCATATTGGTTGGGGCCGTGAATCTTCTTTTAGGAGGACGTGCCTCCCAGGAAATGATTCGTACAGGAGCCGAAGAAGCTACCGTGGAAGCTCTGTTTACCTTCGAAACCCCGGAGATTCTGGGGCCGCGTCTTGAAAGTCTCGACGTGAAACCATCTACGGAGCTCCTGATTAAACGCACAGTCAGTCGTTCGGGAAGAAACCGAATCTTCATCAACGGGCGCCTGGCTACCCTGTCCCAACTGCAGGCTCTGGCCACAGGACTCATTTCCATCTCTGGACAACACGAACACCAGATCCTCTTGAACCCTGACATTCACTTGGAGCTTCTGGATCAGTACGGCAACCTGGGCTCCGATGTTTCGAAGGTGACGAAAGCTTACGGGGAATGGGTGCAACGGCTGGAGTCTCTAAAAAAACTTCAGCGCATGAAAGAACAGAGGCAGCAGCAGATGGATTTCATGCGCTTTCAACTTCAGGAATTGGAAGGAGCTGGGCTTTTGCCTCACGAAGACGAGGAATTGCAGGCGGAACGCAAGCTCTTACAACATGCGGCCGTCCTGCATGAAGCCGCCGAAGCGGCGTATCGGCTTCTTTATCGAGATCACGGATCGGTGTTGGAAAAACTGGGAGAGATCAATAAACATCTTGAGATTATCGTCGGTATTGATCCTTCTCAGAGGCAGGCTCTGGAGCATGTGGAGCAAGCTCGAATTCATGCGGAAGAATTAAGTTTTTTGATGCAGCGTTACGTGGAATCCATTCGCTTTGATCCAGGAAGATTGGCGGAGGTGGAAGACCGTCTGGCGGTGTTGGGACGGTTGGCGAAAAAGTATGGTCCCACCGTGGAGGACATGATTCGAAAACGGGAAGATCTTCGAAAGGCTTTAGGTGAAGATGCCGACGTGGCGTGGGAAGAATCGGTCCTGCAGAAAGAGGTGGTTCAGGCGGAAGAACGTTTGCGTGCTTTGGCGGAGGAACTTTCTCGAAAAAGGCAAGCGGCGGCCATAGAACTTCGAGGTGAAGTGGAAGACATCTTGGCGCGTCTGGATCTTCCCAAGGCTCGTTTTGATGTGGCTTTTTGCCATTCGGGGGAAGACACGGGTCAAAGCTTTGCCGGACGTGTGACGCCCAAAGGCATCGACCGTGCGGAATTCCTTCTTTCCGCCAATCCGGGGGAAGCCCTGAAGCCCTTGTCCAAGGTGGCCTCAGGCGGTGAACTTTCCCGTATTCTCCTGGCCTTGAAAACCCTTCTCAGTCGCCAGGGCGAAGCGGAAACACTCATTTTTGACGAAGTGGACACAGGCATTGGCGGTCGCACGGCGGAGCTTGTGGGACGTCAGTTGCACAATCTTTCGCAGCGTTTTCAGATTATCTGTATCACACACCTGCCTCAAATCGCCTGTTTCGGAACCCACCATTACCGTGTGGCCAAGGAACTCGCAGGCGAAACCACCCAGACCATTATGACTCGACTCGAGCCTCAGGAACGTGTCTCAGAGCTGGCGCGCATGCTGGGCGGTGTCACCATTACCGACCAAACCTTAGCTCATGCCCGCGAATGGCTCGACCGTGCTCAGAGACGGATTTCTTGA
- a CDS encoding glycosyltransferase family 2 protein, protein MNNVSVTRWIPWAFLSVLWAYLTYAATIYLELRDQVLVGWGLLVVLWLLIRWKTGTIPIRVFIILLSAFLSLRYWMFRTFETLSYTGPWDCIGMLLLYGAETYGISIHLLGLFVNIWPLERTEEPSLPQDPSQYPTVDILIPTYNEPEEIVRTTALACTLIDYPPDKMNIYILDDGGTVARRNDPDPEKARAATIRHERLKKLASEIGVHYMTRDDNGRAKAGNINYALQCLCSTDAFKMEGKSFTCVNVGIQQSCSDLILILDCDHVPTRDILKRTVPYFLKDEKLFLVQTPHFFINPSPVEKNLGIYGRLPGENEMFYRRIHLGLDFWNASFFCGSAALLRRSYLVEVGGIQGETITEDAETALELHRRGYRSVYVNRPMVCGLSPETFDAFILQRSRWAQGMVQLFLLKNPLLSKGLSFIQKLCYLNSCLFWFFGLARIVFLLAPMAYLFFSLRVYNASVIQVIAYALPHLFGSMLAAHYLYGDVRHTLFSEFFETVQSIYLLPAVLSTLKNPRSPRFKVTPKGGHLESDAPSPLGYPFYAMLVLALLAMGAGYHRWITFPLERDVILICLFWNVYNLGIILLCLGAAWELHQWRRHHRVVTDEPAFLLTEDNRRIQARIVDLSLGGVRLRVGSNDAQLLHPSKILTLCATDSSQKEYSLSIQIVRMDPCQINKQRECTFGCQWADDGAQAFADRVSFIYGDSERWRRFWESYPRGHLALGRGYVLLLKTGIQKAFQNFVGTGRLLAHNTWKMMGILWTRGFKRDQEAL, encoded by the coding sequence ATGAACAACGTGAGCGTGACGCGCTGGATTCCATGGGCATTTCTTTCTGTTCTTTGGGCTTATCTTACCTATGCCGCCACCATTTATCTGGAACTTCGGGACCAAGTTTTGGTGGGCTGGGGCCTTCTTGTGGTCTTATGGCTCCTGATACGCTGGAAAACCGGGACCATTCCCATTCGCGTTTTCATCATTCTTCTGAGTGCGTTTCTTTCGCTCCGCTATTGGATGTTTCGAACCTTTGAAACCCTTAGCTATACCGGCCCGTGGGATTGTATCGGCATGCTGCTTCTCTACGGCGCCGAAACCTACGGTATCAGCATTCATCTTCTGGGACTTTTCGTGAACATTTGGCCTTTGGAACGCACAGAAGAGCCGAGCCTTCCTCAAGACCCATCCCAATATCCAACCGTGGACATTCTCATTCCCACTTACAACGAGCCCGAAGAGATTGTTCGAACCACGGCTCTGGCCTGCACGCTCATCGACTATCCTCCAGACAAAATGAACATTTACATTTTAGACGACGGGGGAACGGTAGCCCGAAGAAACGATCCGGACCCGGAAAAGGCCCGTGCGGCGACCATTCGTCATGAACGACTGAAGAAGCTGGCCTCGGAGATCGGGGTCCATTACATGACCAGAGATGATAACGGGCGCGCCAAAGCGGGCAACATTAATTATGCGCTGCAGTGCCTCTGTTCTACCGATGCTTTCAAGATGGAAGGGAAAAGTTTTACCTGCGTGAATGTGGGGATTCAGCAGTCCTGCAGTGATCTTATTCTTATTTTGGACTGTGATCATGTTCCGACTCGAGATATTCTCAAAAGAACGGTGCCTTACTTTTTGAAGGACGAAAAGCTTTTCCTGGTGCAAACCCCTCACTTTTTCATCAATCCCAGCCCCGTGGAAAAGAACCTTGGCATCTATGGACGCTTACCCGGAGAAAACGAAATGTTTTACCGGCGCATTCACCTGGGGTTGGATTTCTGGAACGCATCCTTTTTCTGTGGCTCCGCAGCCCTTTTGCGCCGTTCCTACCTCGTCGAAGTGGGCGGCATTCAGGGGGAAACCATCACGGAAGACGCCGAAACGGCCTTAGAACTTCACCGGCGTGGCTATAGGAGCGTGTACGTCAACCGTCCCATGGTCTGCGGCCTGTCTCCGGAAACCTTTGACGCCTTCATACTGCAGCGCTCTCGTTGGGCCCAAGGCATGGTTCAGCTTTTTCTTCTTAAAAACCCTTTGCTGTCTAAGGGGCTCAGCTTTATCCAGAAACTTTGTTATCTCAATTCCTGTCTATTCTGGTTTTTCGGCCTGGCCCGTATCGTTTTCCTTCTCGCCCCCATGGCCTACCTTTTCTTCAGCCTTCGAGTCTACAACGCGTCGGTGATTCAGGTGATCGCCTACGCCCTGCCGCATCTTTTTGGGTCCATGCTTGCAGCCCATTATCTTTACGGGGATGTGCGCCACACTTTGTTTTCGGAATTCTTCGAGACAGTTCAGAGCATTTATCTGCTGCCGGCGGTCCTCTCTACCCTTAAGAACCCTCGATCCCCCCGTTTCAAGGTCACCCCCAAAGGAGGGCATCTTGAATCGGATGCCCCCAGCCCTTTGGGATATCCCTTTTATGCCATGTTGGTCCTGGCATTATTGGCCATGGGAGCAGGTTACCACCGCTGGATCACGTTCCCTCTCGAACGGGACGTCATCCTCATCTGCTTATTCTGGAATGTCTACAATCTGGGAATCATTTTGCTCTGTTTGGGAGCCGCTTGGGAACTGCATCAATGGCGGCGCCATCATCGGGTGGTCACCGATGAACCGGCCTTTCTTCTTACCGAAGACAACCGCAGGATACAGGCGCGCATCGTGGATCTCTCTTTAGGCGGTGTGAGACTTCGAGTAGGTTCGAACGACGCCCAACTTCTTCACCCGAGTAAGATTTTGACATTGTGCGCCACAGACAGTTCCCAAAAGGAGTATTCCCTATCGATTCAAATCGTTAGAATGGATCCTTGTCAAATCAACAAACAACGAGAATGCACCTTCGGCTGCCAATGGGCGGATGACGGGGCTCAAGCCTTTGCGGATCGAGTAAGTTTTATCTATGGCGATAGTGAGCGTTGGCGGCGTTTTTGGGAATCTTATCCACGGGGGCATTTGGCCTTGGGACGTGGCTATGTGTTGCTTCTTAAGACAGGTATTCAAAAAGCTTTTCAGAATTTTGTCGGCACGGGCAGATTGTTGGCGCATAACACATGGAAGATGATGGGGATTCTATGGACGCGAGGATTCAAAAGAGACCAAGAGGCTTTGTGA
- a CDS encoding cellulose biosynthesis cyclic di-GMP-binding regulatory protein BcsB: MRFRVPLPQLVPVSVHKMQGAYNGFDVSLPVPERWHIHEAVLTFSYVNSTALLRENSRLIVELNGHPLAQVVLEAQAPEGRVSVRLPTNLLSPGYNDLSFKVTQHYVLDCEDPTAPELWTTLKLDEAYLDWTVSLKPLPLRLSALPTVVFDPANPRPEKVHIVVASASKDDAKRAVLAASAVALRFAYRPVTFSVSDNLEPGRDNVVVGSPEFLSRILGSSAPTPDGAYLEVRHMPNPAGKENDASNTLDATHALILVSGPNDAAVEKAVQALAFLSFPFPDSAFTLVQEVALPAVNPYEARGMLQLDRTYTFQDLGFPSVTFQGYRPAPSILRFRLPSDILIKPHKYATLSLHVAYSAGMREDSVLALFFNGKFFASIPLSEKAGAHYQGYRISFPTYLLRPGDNELAFHTVLTPLITGRCTLIQTNHLLLTVFDDSTLHIPGISHFAAMPDLSLFFKDGFPFARHPDGREAALLLPEADFASMEAAVNLVALMSQKVGYPPVGLQIWETLPGQPSVNVLAVASLKALPQDLLRAAPYHLLQPVQAAYPVASPPRSEPPQGENWINRWLRGLLGRTGVPQDTSVARFARTDQTGGLSARRAALMEYRLPGTSNRTLLVLTAHEAAVISRAAKSLWEFETQGACRGDLALLDWDGLKTRVQSLRVGETYRVGSLTPLTRLDFFVYTYPWAFALTVLLTLALVSYIIFRLLKKYRRRRLSASQD; the protein is encoded by the coding sequence ATGCGTTTCAGGGTGCCATTGCCTCAGTTGGTGCCCGTATCCGTTCACAAGATGCAGGGAGCTTACAACGGATTTGACGTAAGCCTGCCGGTTCCCGAACGGTGGCATATCCATGAAGCCGTGCTCACCTTTTCCTACGTGAATTCCACGGCCCTGCTCCGGGAAAATTCACGGCTCATCGTTGAACTCAACGGGCACCCTTTGGCCCAAGTGGTCCTCGAGGCACAGGCTCCCGAAGGAAGGGTTTCGGTTCGTTTGCCGACGAATCTCTTGAGCCCGGGTTACAATGATCTCTCTTTTAAGGTCACTCAGCACTATGTGCTGGACTGCGAGGATCCTACCGCTCCGGAGCTGTGGACGACCCTCAAGCTGGATGAAGCTTACCTGGATTGGACCGTATCACTGAAGCCTTTGCCGTTGCGACTGAGCGCCCTGCCCACCGTGGTTTTTGACCCTGCCAATCCAAGGCCGGAAAAGGTTCACATTGTGGTAGCTTCTGCATCTAAGGACGATGCGAAACGGGCTGTCCTTGCGGCATCTGCGGTCGCTCTTCGTTTTGCTTATCGTCCCGTGACGTTTTCCGTCTCCGACAATTTGGAACCCGGCCGGGACAACGTCGTGGTAGGATCCCCTGAGTTTCTCTCGCGCATTCTGGGATCTTCGGCTCCAACCCCCGACGGGGCTTACTTGGAAGTTCGGCATATGCCAAATCCTGCTGGGAAAGAGAATGATGCCTCCAACACGTTGGATGCCACTCATGCGTTGATTCTTGTGAGCGGACCAAATGATGCTGCGGTGGAAAAGGCGGTTCAGGCTCTTGCTTTTCTTTCCTTTCCTTTTCCGGATTCGGCGTTCACCCTGGTTCAAGAGGTGGCTCTGCCTGCGGTGAATCCGTACGAAGCTCGAGGGATGCTGCAATTGGACCGGACCTACACCTTTCAAGACTTGGGTTTTCCCAGTGTTACCTTTCAGGGCTACAGACCCGCTCCGTCCATCCTACGGTTTCGCTTGCCGTCGGATATCCTTATCAAACCCCATAAGTACGCCACCTTATCCTTGCATGTAGCCTACAGTGCGGGCATGCGTGAGGATTCCGTGTTGGCGCTCTTTTTTAACGGTAAGTTCTTTGCCTCTATTCCCCTTAGTGAAAAAGCTGGTGCGCACTACCAAGGGTATCGTATCTCCTTTCCCACCTACCTCTTGCGACCAGGTGACAACGAACTGGCTTTCCATACGGTTTTAACGCCTCTCATCACAGGCCGCTGTACCCTTATTCAGACGAACCATCTTCTCCTTACCGTCTTTGATGACTCCACACTCCATATTCCAGGCATTTCTCACTTTGCGGCCATGCCTGACTTGAGTCTCTTTTTCAAAGATGGTTTTCCCTTCGCCCGGCATCCTGACGGACGTGAAGCCGCCCTGCTTCTTCCCGAGGCCGACTTCGCTTCCATGGAAGCGGCTGTGAACCTGGTGGCGCTCATGAGCCAAAAAGTCGGCTATCCTCCGGTGGGGTTGCAGATTTGGGAGACGTTACCGGGACAGCCTTCCGTAAATGTCCTGGCCGTGGCTTCCTTAAAGGCCCTTCCCCAGGATTTGTTGCGGGCCGCCCCGTATCATCTGCTCCAGCCCGTCCAGGCCGCTTATCCTGTGGCTTCACCGCCGCGCAGTGAACCTCCCCAAGGGGAAAACTGGATCAACCGTTGGCTGCGGGGTTTGTTGGGCCGGACGGGTGTGCCTCAGGACACCTCCGTGGCGCGTTTCGCTCGAACGGACCAAACCGGGGGCCTTTCCGCACGAAGAGCCGCCCTGATGGAATATCGTTTGCCGGGAACATCCAATCGGACCCTGTTGGTCTTGACGGCGCACGAGGCGGCGGTGATCTCTCGAGCAGCCAAGTCTCTTTGGGAATTTGAAACCCAGGGCGCGTGTCGAGGCGATCTGGCGCTCCTGGATTGGGATGGGCTCAAGACACGGGTGCAAAGCCTTCGCGTGGGTGAAACTTATCGTGTGGGCAGCCTTACCCCGTTGACTCGTTTAGACTTTTTCGTCTACACGTACCCTTGGGCTTTTGCACTCACGGTCCTGTTAACCTTGGCTTTGGTAAGCTACATTATTTTCAGGCTCCTTAAGAAGTACCGTCGGAGGCGATTAAGTGCGAGTCAAGATTAG